The Rhodococcus sp. B50 DNA window GACGACAACAGCTCGGCGAGCATCGTCTCGGTGGCTAGACGTACCGGTACAACGCGCGGCCCACTCGGCACCAGAACGCACAGGCGAACCAGGTCGTAGTGACGTGAGGCCAAGACGTCCTGAAGGGTGACCGACCGGGAGATCCCTCGCTCGGTTTCCACCGCCGGGACCCGGGCTCCGGCGTCACCGATCTCGGAGTCGTCCACCCACACGAACGAACCCACGAGCTCCGCTGTCGAGAGATCGCGCAGGACGTCCCGAACGCCGGCGGCCGGACCGGCCGAGCCGACGAAGACCGTCAGAACGCTCTTGCTTTCCGCCGCCATCTCAGAACTGCCCCATGTCCGGGATCCGGAAGGTCTGCGACGAGGCGGTCGCGGTGCTCACGGTGGGAGCGACCGTGTCGACGTGCTCGGGCTGCTCGGCGCGAACCTTGCACTCCTCGACGAGCGCAATGAGTTCGCCTGTTGCCCAGTACACATCGGCGGCGATGTCGCGGTAGATCGGGGTCTGGGACGCCTGCTCGCGCACCGTGATGGTCGAGAACACGCCTCCGCCGGGCGCTCCCTCCCGACCCGGTGCCAGGTAGTGCTGGCCGGTCAGATCGCGGACCTTGGTCAGCCAGGCGATCGCGTTCTTCGCGCGCGCATCGATCGAGACACCCGCGCCGGTGTCGGCGACCTGGGACTGCCAACCGGTTCCCGTGTCGCCGGTGCGTAGCCAGTCGGTAAGCACGGCCTTGGCAGACACCTCGAGGATGCCGCTGGCCGGCTTCTCCGCCGACGCGTCGTAGATCCCTCGCAGTGCACGGTAGGGAGCCATCGACGACATGACGGGCGACTCGTGCGAGCGTGCCATCGCGATCAACACCGATTCCATGACGGCGGGAAGCCAGTCGTTGTTCGCGAGGAATCGTGCAGGTGGGGTGAGGAGCGGGTTCGGGAAGTCCACCCAACTCGACGTGGCACCGTCCCACACGCGGACCGGCTCGTCGTAGGGCTCGGAGGGCAGACGCAGCCGACCCGTCACCAGTCCGAGGAACCACCCGGCGGTCATCGCGCGCCGTTCGCTCTCGTGCATCGGCAACGATGCGGCGAGCGGACGCGCACGACGCCACTGCCAGAACGCTTCCTGCTGCGCGGGAGTGGAATCCGCCCACTGCTTCGCGGCCGGACCGAGCACGGAATCATATGCCAGCGGAGAGTAGTTCGGATACGAGCCGAAGATGTCGATGCGGGTGAGCTTGTCCTCCTCGGACAGCAACCGGACGAACTCCGACCGGGTCTCGTGATCGATCATCGGGCTCTTCTGCAACACCTGCGACAAAGCATCCGCCACAGGGAGATTGAGGAACGGGATCGACGTGAACTTGTAGCGGTACTCGATCTGCTGACCGGGATGCAGCGCCTCGAGGGCCTGCTGGTTCACACTCGCCAGCGGTCGAGCGAGAGAGAGCGCTTCGACGAACTTGGAGCGGAGACGCTCGCGACGCTCGTCGAGTGCGTACTCGGGCACCGAGATGTCCTCGATGTACTCACGCAGAGAGACTCGACAGAACCTGTCGAACGATTCTCCCGTCCTGGCCACGAACTGCCGTGCGCGTTCGAGCAGTTCGGCCGGTCGGACGTGCACGTCGAACCGCGCGGCGGAGGGCACGAGGGCTTCACGGGTACCGGGATCGAACGGGAAGGCACGGGTGCGCCACGCCGAGGTGCGTTCGAGCAGCGGGTGCTCCTCCCCCGGCGGCCGGCTGCCGTCGATTGTGGTCCAGATACCGGTGACCACGTCGGCGACCGCGCGATTGACGGCCTCCTCGAACGGCGGAGTGCCCAGACCGTCCGACGCCACTGCGAGCGGAAGGTCGGACCGATACTGGTCCATGAAATCGGCCGACGGAGTGAGCATCACTTCGTTGTTGGCCTCGGCGAAACGCTTGGGGACGCGATCGCTCTTGTCGGCCGGCCAGGCACCGTACTGGTCCGTGGCAAGGCGAGCGAGTCCGACGTCGCTCGCCGGCTTGCTCCGCGCCTTGCGCAGCGCCGTCTGAGACTCGTTGAGCGCGTCGAGCAGCGGCTTGAGGATCTCCGGCACGAGTGCGGCCGCGACCTCGGAGACCTTGCCGGACAACGACGCGTACAGCTGGCGGTAGACGTTGTTGCTGCAGCTGGAGATCACCCGCTCGAGGAGGTCGGCGTCGCTCTCGATGTTGCCCTTGAGCGCGGAGAGCATCTGCAGGGTGTCGGCGGACTGGACGGTGATGTCCTCGGGCGCGTGGCGCGAGAGTTCCTCGGCACCGGCCCGGATCTGGTCCTTCCCCAGGATCGACAGCCTGTTGACCACTGCCGTCGCGTAGGGCAGACCGAGATCGGCGACCGCCTTGGCCACCTGCTGCTCGATGCGCTGCGCCAGTCCTCGGTGCCACTGGAAGGCGTGACCGAGCGCGTGTTGCTCGGCCGAGGTCACCAGTGCCTGACGACGCGCCGCGAGTGCTCGTCGGACCTCGGGAACCCACTGCGACGCGCTCAGACCACTGCCCGAAGGGAGGTAGGCACGCAGCTCGGTTTCCACGATCTGACGTGCCATCCGCTGGGCTTCCGCCGACGGAAGAACGCTGTCGGTCAACCACGGTCCGACACCGACCTGCGCTCCGGCGGGATTGTTCTGCATGACCGGCAGACCCATGTTCGTCAGTAGTGTCTGCCACTGGCTGTCGAGGATCGCATTGACCTGGTCCTCGTCGGAGGCGACGCTGGCCGCGTTGCGGTGGCCGTCGAGCAGGCGATCCACGGTGCTGCGCGCCAGTCGCTGAGCGGAGTACTCGGCGTAACGGTCGCGTCCCATACTCAGGCTGGAGAACCCGTAGGTGCCCCACGGCAGGTTGTCCCACTGCCCGCCCCAGCCGATGTTCTCGCGTTGGCCGGACAGACCCGCGCCGTTGGTCAGGTCGTATTGCACGAACTGGCGGGTCGCGGCGCCACTCATCATCATGCCGGCGAGACCACGCGCGAGACCGCGATAGATCGCCTTCTGCGAGCCGTCACCGAAGGGCGCACCCTCGACGCCCACGCGGCGACCGACGGGGAACACTCGGGCGAAGGGCACCTTTTCGCCTTCACCGGCCTGCTGACCGAGGGCACGCAGGATCTCGACGTCGTGTTCACGTGCGGAGCCGAGCTGGCTGGCGACGATCTCGCCGAGCATCGCAAGCGCGTTCGCGCGCACACCGGTCGTCGCGCTGCGGCCGAGGCCGTCGAAGATGTCGGGCGCCACCATGAACACGCCCATCAGGCGCGGGTCGAGCTTGGGGATGAGGGTGAGCAGTCGGCAGATGTCCAGCGCCATCGATGCGCCGGCACCACCGGCCATCGACGAGACGACCAGGACGATCGGCGACTCCTCCTGCTCGAAGCTTCCCCCGCCGGGGATCTTCATGGCAGACATCTCGGTTGCCGTCTGCACCGTGAACAGCTGGTCCCATGCCTGCTGCAGCGTGTCGCGGATGCCGCCGGCCTTGCTCAAGGTGATCATGCGGCCGAGGGCCCGATACTGGCCGGCCCCCGAGCCGATCGGCACCGTCACCGCGGAAGGGTCACGGGGTGCCCAGGTCGCGATCTCGTGGAGGCTGTTCCGTGCGCCCAACTGGTTGCTCAGCGCGTTGTCGAGCACGGCATACGAGTCGCCCTGCGGACCGCTACCGAAGTAGTAGCCGCCCTGGTCGCGCACGTTGCCCAGACCGTCCGGGCCGGCTTCGGGGGCGGTGGGCACGTCGACGCTGACGAACTGCCAACCACCCGGGATCTTGTCGATGCCCACGGCAGCGAGATCGGACCGCAGCTGGTCCATCATGTACGCGAGGGTGACGGCACCGGATCCGCCGCAGCCAACTACCAGAAATCGCCTCATTGCGGTCCTTCCGAATCGAGATAGAGAGTTGTTGCGCGGCCGTCAGGAACCGGGCGGACGGAACGGGTCGAAGGGTTGTCCCGGCGGTGTTGATCCGGGACCGGTCGGCGGTTGACCCCCGAAGCCGGGACCACCGGTGAACGGCGGCGGAGCACCGAAGGTCGGAGCCGAAGGTGTCCCCGGTGCGGCGAACGGATCGAACGACGACGGAGCACCTGCCGTCGCCGGCTGAGGCGAAGTCGGGTTCTGCGGTGTGTTGCTGTCGGAACCCTGTGCGCGGGCCCGCAGATCGTCGATGATCCGCGGTGCTCGCCGACCTGCCTCGTCCACGAGTCCCCGCACGCGCTCGTTCGACGCATTGGCGCCGACGAGCAGGAGCAGGACCGCCTCGTCGACGGGTCCCTTCGGGTCGTGGAGCAGCACCCAGTTGTTGTGCACGGCGAGAGGCAGACGTGCCTGGCCGGTGCTGCGATCGGTAGCGGGAGTCGCACCCGAAGCGCCGAGCATCCCATCCGCACGGACGAGGACGTAACCGGCGCCGACGGGCGACATACCCATCTTGGCTTCGAGGCGAGCTCCGTCGACGTCGAGGTTTCGAGCCGGCTTGTCGAGGTTGCGGACGATCTCTCGCAGATCGTTGTCGTTGAGGGTGAACGGTCGACCGTCGCGTAACAACCCACCGTCGGACACTCGCACGAGGAAACTCTGCGACTTGAGGGTTTCGGCCGGGATGCGAGACGCCCACCACTTGAGCGCATACAGGATGGCGAAGGGGATTCCGACACCCAGGAGGAACACCGCCAGGAAGCCCAGCAAGAAGCGTGTGGTGTCGAGCGGCTTGAGCAGATCCGCCGTGAACGGAACGTCGACGGGCATCGCGCGATCGGGCTCGCCTTCAGGGGCGATCATCAGACGGACCGCACCGTTGAAGGCACCGTTGCCCGCTTCGGGGACAGCGAGTTCGAGGGGTAGCGTGCCGCTCGTTCCTTCCTCGATGGTGAGGCAGTTCTCCGGCGAAGCTGCTCCGCCGACAGTGAGTGCGGCATTGCCGACACCGTCCGGAATTGCGTCGACACGGACGGGCGAGGCAGGGTCGACCCACACGCACCCGGGCCCCTGGATCACGAGCTCGCCGGGGAAGGTACCGGAACCTTCCACTTGCCCGAAGTCGATCCGGCCGGGCACCGTCGGGTAGCCGATCGGCGGAGCAAGGTTCAGCGGCACGTCCACGTACTGCGGCGTGAGGTCGGTGCCGGGAGCGATCACGGAGCCCGACTCGTCGGTGGCGTCCGCGGTGGTCACTTCGAGGACGAGACGCAGTGTCGCCTCACCGGGCGCGACGTTCGTCAGGTCCAGCTCGATCGGTTCACCGATCGCGTCCTTGGACACCCCGGACGCCAACGTGTGATCCACCTGCGCCGCGTCGGTGAGCGACACGCCCAGATACGCGGATCCGAGAAGCTCGGACGGGTCGATCTCCTCACGGTCGGAGTCGACGATTCCCAGTCGGACCGCGGACGTGACCTCACCGGCGTGGATGGCGGTGACATCCTGACCGAGCAGCGCCGGGAACAGGTTTCCGGAGATATGGATGTTCGACTTGGAGCGGGCAGCCGGCTCGGACCCGTCGGGGTCGACGAACACGAGAGCCCACATGCCCTGCCACTCGCCGGCGGCGTTCTCCGGCTGCTCCATCGTGAACGACACCGAGCGATCGGAGAGCCAGCGGTAATCGACCGCGACGCCGTCGACCGACGAACCGGACTCTGCCGAGGTGTAGGCCATAGGGAGCTCTTCGCCACTCGGGCTGACGAGCGTCGGCACCAGACCTTCGGCATCGGCGAATCCGAGAACTGTGACGGAGCCGATCGAGTCGTCGAGCACGAAGCGGTGCTGGGCCTCCTCGCACACCTCGTAGGCGCAGACGCCCGTCTCGTTCTCGAGCGGAGCCTGACCGGGGCTGCTGAAGGCGTCGAAAGCGAACAGCAGGTCGTCGATGTTCTGTGCGAGGTAGAAGTCGCCTGGCGTGGGCTCCGTCCGCGCACCACACGCTTGACCGGCCACCGGCTCGCCTGTCGCGATGGAGCGCATCAGGTCGAAGTCGGCGGCCTGGGCGGTGCCGTTGGCGAGGCCCACCGCGAATGTCGCGATACCGGACGACCGCAGCTGGTCGGCGACGCCCGCGGGTCGGCAGATCGACTCGCGTGCCGCGCCGACGACCTGAGCGACGCCTTCGTCGGTGGACAGCGAGAGACCCGGCGCATAGGGCTTTTCCCCGTCACGAGCGGTGAAGTCGAGTTTGCCGTCGGAGAACCAGGCAATGGCCTGGCACGAAGTGGAACCTCCGGACGAGTGCTCCGCCAGTGCTCCTCGGGCGCCGTCGAGCGCGAGCCAGTAGTCGGTGTCGAGCCCGGACGTCCGTGAGCGGAACGCATCGACCTCGGATTGCAGTTCGCCCAGCGTTCCGGGCTCCAGGCGGGTCCACGGCGCATGCATCGTGAACTCGGAGGAGAAGCCCGCCACGGCGACATCGAGCGCGACACCTGCGGACGCACCGAAGGAAGCAAGCTGGCCGAGAAGATAATTCGCGGCTTCGACGCGGGCGGCATCGGGGTCCGACTGCTGCAGACTGCCCGATTCGTCGATCATCAGGAGCAGGTCGCCCTCGCGCTGCGACGCCAAGCAGCCACCGAAGTCGGCCACCGCCGTCTCACGGGGTTGGCCGGACGCCGTTGGCGCGATCAGCAGGCAGCCGAGGAGAACGATGATGACGGTTGCAAGCTTCTTCACAGTCGACCGAACCAATCCGCAATCTGCCATGCGCCGAGGAGCACTCCCGCCGCCGCGCATGCGACGGTTACCCAATAGATGACCTGTGCCGCTTTCGACGGCTGATAGACCGGAAGAGCACGTTGCTTCGTGTCCGCGATCATGTACGTGGCGAGAAGCAGAGCGGCGATGGGACCGGCGAGCGCCCAGCCTGCGAGACCGAAGCCCACGGAGCCGAGCGCCACGGCGATGATCGCCAGGGCTACGCCCACGACCGCTACCGCGCACGCCGCGACGACGCGCCCGACGGGGGTCTTGCCCTGCGAGAATCCGGACGAACGCACCGGTTGTTCGGAAGCGAACACATCGGTGGACGCGAACGCCGGCGACGACGCTCCGGGACCGAACGGGTCCGGATTGGAACCGAACGTCGGAACGCTCCCCCATGCAGGTCCGCTCGGGGTCGTCGATGGTGTGTCTATCCCGTCTCGCGAACTCGAGTACTCGCTGAAATCGAACGGGTCGGACGGTGACTGCACAGGCTTCTCTCGGGGGCTAGCTTCGGACCGATTCCTGAGCGAGTACATCCCGGCAGATATCGGCGTTATTGATCCTTCAATCGGGGGACACCCACAGCCCGTTACGAGTACTAATGGGATCGTTACCCCAACGTAATATCGAGCGCAGTTGGTCCCGTCGATGCAGAGGATTTGGTCCTTGCGGACACTGAGATCTCGACGATTCGACCCTTTTCCTCCCCATCCGACCGTCCATGCCATTCAGGCGGGACCGGTGGTTGATTTGTCCGGGTCGAGTGGCACACTGTGCCGACCACACGAAGGAGAGCTCATGGTCCTACCTCTGATTCCGGCTGCGCTGATCGCCATCGGCGCCGTGACGGGCGGCGGCGGTGTCGCACTCAGCGGCAAAGGCATCGCCGACCGCAAGAAGGCCGCGGACCAACTGCGCAGGGCCCACGAGCAGTACACCAAGCGCCGCGACGCGATCGTGGAGCGCGTCGGGAAGACCAACGCCCAACTCGAGACGCTGGGCGGTCAGCAGCAACAGGCGTTGACCGACGTCGTCATCCGCATGGCGGAGTTCTTGCGTCGACACGAGAAGCAGGTACGGGAGAACGAGCGGTTGCTGGCCGACGGTCTCCAAGCCGGCATCACACAGGTCGACGGACCGAACGGCCTCGATCTGAATCTGGGAGGCTGGCTCGGTGGCGCCATGGCATCGGTTGCGACCGGTGTCGGCACCGCATCCGCAGTATCGGCGGCCGCCACGAGCTTCGGTGTCGCAAGCACAGGGGCCGCCATATCCGGTCTCTCGGGAGCAGCCGCGCAGAGCGCCGCAATGGCATGGCTCGGCGGAGGCGCGCTGTCCGCCGGTGGTGGCGGTGTGGCACTCGGCGCGGCAGCGCTGAATGTGGTGACGATCGGCCCCGCTCTCCTTATCAGCGGATTCGTCATCAAGGGGCAAGGCCAGAAGGCACTCACCGAAGCAGCCGAGTTCCAAGCCAAGATCGACATTGCGAATGCCGAATTGGGCACCACCGACACTCTCCTGACCGCCGTCGACCACCGCATAGACGAATTGCGCTCCGTGCTCGGCGCACTGACCGTCAAAGCAGTCGCAGCCCTGGACGTACTCGAGTCCGAGCCCTTCGATGCGCGCGTACATGCGTCGCGCTTCCAGCAGGCAATCACGCTGTCGAAGGCCGTCCGGGACGTCGCCGCGACTCCCATTCTCGACGAACACGGCGAGCTCACCGAGAACAGCGCGAATCTGACCGTGCGGTACCGCCCGATGACCGAAGGAGACGACCGTGGCGCCGAACAAGGCTGACCGGAAAGTGCACGAGGGCGAGGTATTGGGCTCGGTGAAACGCAATATTGCTGCGGTCGACGGTTTCGCAGCGCTCTCGCAGCTGGTCACCGCCGCGCAGGAGTGCATCGAGATCCACGCTGTCGAACAAACGAAACGCACCCGTCTGCACACCTACGCAACCGCGGAAGTTCAGCGCATCAAGTCGGCCGAGTCCATCGTCAGGGACTACTTCGAGCAGTCCTTCGCCGAACGCCGCACAACCTTCGATGCCTTGTTCTCCCGACTGGATCAGGCACTGGAGCAAGAGAATTCACAAGTGATCAGCGAGGTCCTGCGAGGGATCGTCGACATCGCCAAGACCTCTCCCCTAGCCGACCTCGGTGATCTCGGACAGATTCGCGCGGCGCTCGATGATCCCGATCAGGTGTGGGATCTCTGAGCCGTCTCGTTGCCTCTCTCAGTCGACCATGACCGCAAAGCGACTCCAATCGGTGAATTCCCAATCCCATCGTCGACCTACCCGCTCAGGTGAGAGCTCAGGGCGAGGGGAGGACGATGACGGGTGAAGGTCTGGGGACGGGCCAGGCGCGCACCGACTTTGAAAAGATGAGTTCGTGGGTAGGCGGCGGAGCCTGAGATCCGAGCGTAAATTACCTGAGTCGCAGATATGCCCTACCGACATACCCCCATCGCGCGGAGGGTCGATAGACGGCGTACACGTTCCGTATTAGTTACTGTCGCACCGTGACCGCTCCCGCCACCCCCCTCGAAATCGACGAGTCGAGTGAAAACACCCGACGCCACCTCTCCGTCTTCGGCCTCGACTTCGTCGGCCTCGTCGTCGCCCTGCTC harbors:
- a CDS encoding vWA domain-containing protein, which encodes MKKLATVIIVLLGCLLIAPTASGQPRETAVADFGGCLASQREGDLLLMIDESGSLQQSDPDAARVEAANYLLGQLASFGASAGVALDVAVAGFSSEFTMHAPWTRLEPGTLGELQSEVDAFRSRTSGLDTDYWLALDGARGALAEHSSGGSTSCQAIAWFSDGKLDFTARDGEKPYAPGLSLSTDEGVAQVVGAARESICRPAGVADQLRSSGIATFAVGLANGTAQAADFDLMRSIATGEPVAGQACGARTEPTPGDFYLAQNIDDLLFAFDAFSSPGQAPLENETGVCAYEVCEEAQHRFVLDDSIGSVTVLGFADAEGLVPTLVSPSGEELPMAYTSAESGSSVDGVAVDYRWLSDRSVSFTMEQPENAAGEWQGMWALVFVDPDGSEPAARSKSNIHISGNLFPALLGQDVTAIHAGEVTSAVRLGIVDSDREEIDPSELLGSAYLGVSLTDAAQVDHTLASGVSKDAIGEPIELDLTNVAPGEATLRLVLEVTTADATDESGSVIAPGTDLTPQYVDVPLNLAPPIGYPTVPGRIDFGQVEGSGTFPGELVIQGPGCVWVDPASPVRVDAIPDGVGNAALTVGGAASPENCLTIEEGTSGTLPLELAVPEAGNGAFNGAVRLMIAPEGEPDRAMPVDVPFTADLLKPLDTTRFLLGFLAVFLLGVGIPFAILYALKWWASRIPAETLKSQSFLVRVSDGGLLRDGRPFTLNDNDLREIVRNLDKPARNLDVDGARLEAKMGMSPVGAGYVLVRADGMLGASGATPATDRSTGQARLPLAVHNNWVLLHDPKGPVDEAVLLLLVGANASNERVRGLVDEAGRRAPRIIDDLRARAQGSDSNTPQNPTSPQPATAGAPSSFDPFAAPGTPSAPTFGAPPPFTGGPGFGGQPPTGPGSTPPGQPFDPFRPPGS
- a CDS encoding tubulin-like doman-containing protein, yielding MRRFLVVGCGGSGAVTLAYMMDQLRSDLAAVGIDKIPGGWQFVSVDVPTAPEAGPDGLGNVRDQGGYYFGSGPQGDSYAVLDNALSNQLGARNSLHEIATWAPRDPSAVTVPIGSGAGQYRALGRMITLSKAGGIRDTLQQAWDQLFTVQTATEMSAMKIPGGGSFEQEESPIVLVVSSMAGGAGASMALDICRLLTLIPKLDPRLMGVFMVAPDIFDGLGRSATTGVRANALAMLGEIVASQLGSAREHDVEILRALGQQAGEGEKVPFARVFPVGRRVGVEGAPFGDGSQKAIYRGLARGLAGMMMSGAATRQFVQYDLTNGAGLSGQRENIGWGGQWDNLPWGTYGFSSLSMGRDRYAEYSAQRLARSTVDRLLDGHRNAASVASDEDQVNAILDSQWQTLLTNMGLPVMQNNPAGAQVGVGPWLTDSVLPSAEAQRMARQIVETELRAYLPSGSGLSASQWVPEVRRALAARRQALVTSAEQHALGHAFQWHRGLAQRIEQQVAKAVADLGLPYATAVVNRLSILGKDQIRAGAEELSRHAPEDITVQSADTLQMLSALKGNIESDADLLERVISSCSNNVYRQLYASLSGKVSEVAAALVPEILKPLLDALNESQTALRKARSKPASDVGLARLATDQYGAWPADKSDRVPKRFAEANNEVMLTPSADFMDQYRSDLPLAVASDGLGTPPFEEAVNRAVADVVTGIWTTIDGSRPPGEEHPLLERTSAWRTRAFPFDPGTREALVPSAARFDVHVRPAELLERARQFVARTGESFDRFCRVSLREYIEDISVPEYALDERRERLRSKFVEALSLARPLASVNQQALEALHPGQQIEYRYKFTSIPFLNLPVADALSQVLQKSPMIDHETRSEFVRLLSEEDKLTRIDIFGSYPNYSPLAYDSVLGPAAKQWADSTPAQQEAFWQWRRARPLAASLPMHESERRAMTAGWFLGLVTGRLRLPSEPYDEPVRVWDGATSSWVDFPNPLLTPPARFLANNDWLPAVMESVLIAMARSHESPVMSSMAPYRALRGIYDASAEKPASGILEVSAKAVLTDWLRTGDTGTGWQSQVADTGAGVSIDARAKNAIAWLTKVRDLTGQHYLAPGREGAPGGGVFSTITVREQASQTPIYRDIAADVYWATGELIALVEECKVRAEQPEHVDTVAPTVSTATASSQTFRIPDMGQF